One genomic segment of Coffea arabica cultivar ET-39 chromosome 6e, Coffea Arabica ET-39 HiFi, whole genome shotgun sequence includes these proteins:
- the LOC113695522 gene encoding metacaspase-9-like, with the protein MDKGKNKWAVLVGCNYPNTKYALHGCINDVQAMRDLLVKKFGFEPKNINLLTDKPGSFILPTGANIMKALNRIVDQAQSGDVLYFHYSGHGTLVDKPFLPFSKEEAIVPIDFNLITNVDFRHLVNKLPKGVTFTVLSDSCHSGGLIDKEKEQIGPSNNHLHGDSSISCSKPKAIPYESVLTHLSSLSNINTTDIGTHLLEVFGADASLRFRLPHVELEFYKALKQDEGILLSGCQADETSADVISEKGEAFGAFSNAVQQVFKEHSGPLTNTEVVSMARKVLANQQFEQHPCLYCSDENAAATFLSQSATAASSSN; encoded by the exons ATGGACAAAGGAAAGAATAAGTGGGCTGTTTTAGTAGGCTGCAACTATCCAAACACAAAATATGCATTGCATGGATGCATTAATGATGTTCAAGCGATGAGAGATTTGCTCGTTAAGAAGTTTGGATTTGAGCCAAAAAACATTAACCTTTTGACCGATAAACCAGGCAGTTTCATCTTGCCCACTGGTGCCAACATCATGAAGGCACTTAATCGAATCGTTGATCAGGCTCAATCTGGTGATGTCCTATATTTTCACTATAGTGGCCATGGAACACTTGTTGACAAGCCATTCCTTCCATTCTCCAAAGAAGAGGCAATTGTTCCTATTGACTTCAATCTGATCACAA ATGTGGACTTTAGACATCTGGTGAATAAGTTGCCAAAAGGAGTAACTTTCACTGTCCTTTCTGATTCTTGCCACAGTGGAGGCCTCATTgacaaagaaaaggaacaaattGGACCTTCCAATAATCATCTACACGGGGATTCTTCTATTTCCTGCAGCAAGCCTAAGGCCATACCTTATGAATCTGTACTGACACATCTCTCATCTTTGTCAAACATAAACACCACTGATATTGGAACTCATTTGTTGGAAGTCTTTGGAGCAGATGCAAGTCTTAGGTTCCGCTTACCTCATGTCGAGCTAGAGTTCTATAAGGCACTGAAGCAGGATGAAGGAATTCTGCTTAGTGGATGCCAAGCAGATGAAACTTCAGCTGACGTAATTTCTGAGAAGGGGGAGGCCTTTGGAGCATTTAGTAATGCAGTTCAACAAGTTTTTAAGGAGCATTCAGGACCTCTGACCAACACAGAGGTGGTTTCCATGGCCAGAAAGGTTTTAGCTAACCAACAGTTTGAGCAACATCCATGTCTTTATTGCAGTGATGAAAATGCAGCGGCTACTTTCTTATCCCAATCTGCAACTGCTGCAAGCTCAAGTAACTGA
- the LOC113697506 gene encoding uncharacterized protein, whose protein sequence is MANPPSRRTSSSSSSSSPYSGSNYLLPISDTNNNNNQFQSQTTAATATIRLVNSIKIFLRKPHAFPFLLSIFLFLTWVSLRIQHHQHPRSDFNTWALKLGNKGKDEDANLVRFHSMSSSIVKDKRGWFVDPVSLGLQAGISGGATNCASVHIGEIRAGGVRGNHRHHSCNETFVIWGAKTLFRLENNLVDKGYAEVIVGADEVAVAASPSGKAHALVNLDALRSTFFLGCQDNIINYNDSTSDFNVWKDI, encoded by the exons ATGGCAAATCCTCCAAGTAGAAGaacatcatcttcttcatcttcatcatcacctTATTCTGGCAGTAATTACCTGCTTCCAATTTCAGATACCAACAATAACAACAACCAATTTCAATCCCAAACCACTGCAGCTACAGCTACAATTAGACTAGTAAATTCCATCAAAATCTTCCTCAGAAAACCCCATGCTTTCCCTTTTCtcctttccattttcctttttctcacaTGGGTTTCCCTCAGAATCCAGCATCATCAGCATCCTAGGAGTGATTTCAACACTTGGGCTCTGAAATTGGGCAATAAGGGTAAAGATGAGGACGCCAATCTTGTGAGGTTTCACTCTATGTCGTCCTCTATTGTGAAGGATAAACGTGGGTGGTTTGTTGATCCTGTTTCTCTCGGTCTTCAAGCTGGCATTTCAG GGGGAGCAACGAATTGTGCTTCGGTTCACATTGGTGAGATCCGAGCTGGGGGAGTAAGGGGGAATCATAGACACCATTCTTGCAATGAGACATTTGTTATTTGGGGAGCCAAAACCTTATTTAGG TTGGAAAATAATTTGGTTGACAAAGGCTATGCTGAGGTGATAGTTGGTGCAGATGAGGTAGCTGTTGCAGCTAGTCCAAGTGGAAAAGCACATGCTTTGGTAAACCTGGATGCTCTGAGGAGTACATTCTTCTTGGGGTGCCAGGATAATATTATCAATTACAATGACTCTACTTCTGACTTCAATGTATGGAAAGATATTTAG